A region of Nostoc sp. 'Peltigera membranacea cyanobiont' N6 DNA encodes the following proteins:
- a CDS encoding DUF1824 family protein, which yields MSTPNPENLTAEEAKKLLNKFNCLDIAPILNASEKAVIRDALILVKNLADYQILGICADTAEEGILAMKTYSLALGYEPPNNLLTPEGPVYIKLNGKNGLCYLDSYAGHHRGVLVSCQSYHEDGINEMYGHLPLDLFV from the coding sequence ATGTCAACCCCCAATCCTGAAAATCTCACCGCAGAAGAAGCGAAAAAATTACTGAATAAATTTAACTGTTTAGACATTGCGCCTATCCTCAATGCATCCGAAAAAGCAGTAATTCGTGATGCACTAATTTTGGTAAAAAACCTTGCTGATTATCAAATCTTAGGGATTTGTGCTGATACAGCAGAGGAAGGAATACTGGCTATGAAAACCTATTCTCTAGCTTTGGGTTATGAACCACCAAACAATTTACTGACACCGGAAGGGCCAGTTTATATCAAATTAAATGGTAAAAATGGCTTGTGTTATCTTGATTCTTATGCCGGACATCATCGTGGTGTATTAGTATCTTGTCAGTCTTACCACGAAGACGGAATCAACGAAAT
- a CDS encoding prohibitin family protein, protein MKNQQLGNWQTTVLGIVLATLVIFGLNSFIIINPGQAGVISILGKARDGALLEGIHVKPPFISVIDVYDLTVQKFEVPAESSTKDLQNLSARFAINFRLDPIKVVEVRRKQGTLENIVSKIIAPQTQEAFKIAAARRTVEEAITKRSELKEDFDQALGDRLDKYGIIVLDTSVVDLAFSPEFARAVEEKQIAEQRAQRAVYVAREAEQEAQADVNRAKGRAEAQRLLAETLKAQGGQLVLQKEAIEAWKSGGAQMPKVLVMGGDSKSGVPFIFNLGNVQNQP, encoded by the coding sequence TTGAAAAATCAGCAATTGGGAAATTGGCAAACCACAGTTTTAGGAATTGTGTTAGCAACACTAGTGATTTTTGGACTAAATTCCTTTATCATTATCAACCCAGGACAAGCAGGAGTGATTAGCATCTTGGGTAAAGCTAGAGACGGCGCTTTATTAGAAGGGATTCATGTGAAACCGCCTTTTATCTCAGTGATAGATGTGTATGATTTAACTGTCCAAAAATTTGAAGTACCAGCAGAGAGTTCTACTAAAGATTTGCAAAATTTATCTGCGAGATTTGCAATCAACTTTCGCCTCGATCCCATAAAGGTAGTTGAAGTTAGAAGGAAACAAGGAACCTTAGAGAATATTGTATCGAAAATCATTGCACCACAGACTCAAGAAGCATTTAAAATTGCAGCCGCCAGAAGAACAGTAGAAGAGGCAATTACTAAAAGAAGTGAGTTAAAAGAAGACTTCGATCAAGCGTTAGGCGATCGCTTAGACAAATATGGGATAATTGTGTTAGATACTAGCGTAGTTGATTTAGCATTCTCGCCAGAATTTGCCAGAGCAGTGGAAGAAAAACAAATTGCTGAACAACGGGCACAAAGAGCCGTTTATGTAGCACGGGAAGCAGAACAAGAAGCACAGGCAGATGTGAATCGTGCTAAAGGTAGGGCAGAAGCTCAAAGACTTTTAGCAGAAACACTCAAAGCCCAAGGAGGACAGTTAGTTTTGCAAAAAGAAGCAATTGAAGCTTGGAAAAGTGGCGGCGCTCAGATGCCCAAAGTCCTCGTTATGGGTGGTGACTCAAAAAGCGGTGTCCCCTTTATATTCAACCTTGGGAATGTCCAAAATCAACCGTAA
- a CDS encoding phytoene desaturase family protein, producing MQNTDTDIVVIGSGIGGLSCAAVLARYGFDVIVCESHSIAGGAAHGFERNGFKFDSGPSLYSGLSYSPSANPLRQVLDAIGSELPCVTYDTWGCCLPEGDFDTAVGAEQFSEVLMKFCGNDAVAEWQELQRVMEPFARAATSIPPAALRFDFGAARTVGPFLPSLTKNVANIIKLTGPFSRIMDGVVKESFTRNWLNLLCFLLSGLPADGTSAAEVAFMFADWYRPDAVLEYPIGGSSALVDSLVQGLERHGGKLMLLAHVEEVLVEGNRAVGVRLRDRSEIRAKRAVISNASVWDTLKLLPEKAIPKQYRRKRQATPECDSFMHLHLGIDAQGLQSNLRCHYIVVNSWELGITAPQNMVVISIPSVLDPSLAPAGKHVIHVYTPGNEPYSIWQGMDRRSQEYIEQKRSRAEIMWQALERVIPDIRSRCEVTLVGTPLTHERYLRRHQGSYGPAIQAGSGMFPGPSTPLPGLMCCGDSTFPGIGLPAVAASGLIAANTLAPLSKHLAMLQDIKCI from the coding sequence ATGCAAAACACAGATACAGATATAGTTGTTATTGGTAGCGGTATTGGCGGTTTGAGTTGTGCTGCTGTTTTGGCACGGTATGGCTTTGATGTGATAGTTTGCGAAAGCCACTCCATTGCTGGAGGCGCTGCTCATGGTTTTGAGCGCAATGGTTTCAAGTTTGACTCAGGCCCGTCTCTCTACTCTGGTCTATCTTACAGCCCCTCTGCTAACCCTTTGCGACAAGTGTTAGATGCAATTGGTTCGGAATTACCATGTGTCACTTACGATACTTGGGGTTGTTGTCTGCCTGAAGGTGATTTTGACACGGCGGTTGGTGCCGAGCAATTTTCTGAAGTGCTGATGAAATTTTGTGGCAATGATGCTGTAGCCGAATGGCAAGAACTCCAGCGCGTTATGGAACCATTTGCAAGGGCTGCAACTTCCATACCACCAGCCGCATTACGCTTTGATTTTGGTGCAGCTAGAACTGTGGGCCCATTTCTCCCATCTTTGACAAAAAATGTGGCGAATATAATCAAGTTGACAGGCCCCTTCAGCCGGATTATGGATGGGGTTGTTAAAGAGTCATTTACCCGAAACTGGCTGAATTTGCTTTGCTTTCTCCTTTCTGGATTGCCCGCAGATGGCACTAGTGCCGCAGAGGTAGCATTTATGTTTGCGGACTGGTATCGGCCAGACGCAGTACTTGAATATCCAATTGGTGGGAGTAGTGCTTTAGTTGACAGCCTTGTACAAGGATTGGAGCGTCACGGAGGAAAGCTGATGCTGTTAGCTCATGTAGAGGAAGTGCTTGTAGAAGGTAATCGGGCGGTGGGTGTGCGTCTGCGCGATCGCTCCGAAATTCGCGCCAAACGAGCAGTAATTTCTAATGCCTCGGTTTGGGACACACTGAAGCTGCTACCAGAAAAGGCAATACCTAAACAGTACCGCCGCAAACGACAAGCTACACCAGAATGTGATAGCTTTATGCATCTACATCTCGGCATTGATGCTCAAGGATTGCAGTCAAATTTGCGGTGTCATTATATTGTGGTTAATAGCTGGGAATTGGGCATAACAGCACCTCAGAATATGGTGGTTATCTCCATCCCTTCAGTTCTCGATCCATCCTTAGCGCCAGCAGGAAAACACGTGATTCATGTGTATACACCTGGTAATGAGCCATACTCTATCTGGCAGGGAATGGATAGAAGGAGCCAGGAATATATCGAACAAAAGCGATCGCGTGCTGAAATAATGTGGCAAGCTTTAGAACGGGTAATTCCAGATATTCGCTCTCGTTGTGAAGTCACACTTGTTGGTACACCCTTAACTCACGAACGTTATCTTCGCCGTCACCAAGGTTCTTATGGGCCAGCAATTCAAGCTGGAAGTGGTATGTTTCCTGGCCCCAGCACACCCCTACCAGGACTGATGTGCTGTGGCGACTCAACATTTCCCGGTATTGGTTTACCAGCAGTTGCCGCCAGTGGGTTGATTGCTGCCAATACCCTTGCACCTCTTAGTAAGCATTTAGCAATGCTTCAAGATATCAAGTGCATTTAA